Proteins co-encoded in one Dreissena polymorpha isolate Duluth1 chromosome 12, UMN_Dpol_1.0, whole genome shotgun sequence genomic window:
- the LOC127853959 gene encoding uncharacterized protein LOC127853959 has protein sequence MASDEDVPPLEDMSELIQQVDALRELKKGQQLSRPLQNGHGDTKVPNGSEQAKQNVKAEHQKDAASVKIPQPDTKDSKPNTSLKSTPTNISSASSPSASASSSATASSTFGGLKKGFLFGGAPEKAAVKKPDAAAQQTKTATASSDVKTSEDIPFVKKTDSQKSGYRFSEVQEAMAKTNEKLMQNKEWVTDDLLTKLEKNEKLAKRLQDPTFVRAIGEFQQNPQQALLKYGENKEVQEFFQDFCGLMGEHFNKLADSTSGPGSAPPPVPNPQATISSRTPQGGADLSVRSSTNPRQATAQDEARMQEILSDPEIREILVEPKIQQLFESLRNNPANSQRILQTSDPSMRAKIHKLVQAGLLQFQG, from the exons ATGTGCCTCCTCTGGAGGATATGTCGGAGCTAATCCAACAAGTGGATGCTCTCAGAGAGCTAAAGAAAGGACAGCAG CTTAGCAGACCTCTTCAAAATGGGCATGGAGATACAAAAGTACCAAATGGTAGCGAACAGgctaaacaaaatgttaaagcaGAACATCAGAAAGATGCTGCATCTGTAAAAATACCTCAGCCAGACACAAAAGACTCTAAACCAAACACTTCTTTAAAATCCACTCCTACAAatatatcatcagcatcatcaccatCAGCATCTGCTTCATCATCGGCCACTGCAAGCTCAACATTTGGTGGATTGAAGAAAGGCTTTCTGTTTGGTGGGGCTCCAGAAAAAGCAGCTGTCAAAAAGCCAGATGCTGCTGCACAGCAAACAAAGACTGCAACAGCATCGAGTGATGTTAAAACATCTGAGGATATTCCATTTGTGAAAAAGACTGATTCTCAAAAATCTGGCTACCGGTTTTCTGAAGTGCAAGAAGCCATGGCTAAAACTAATGAaaaattaatgcaaaataaaG AATGGGTAACAGACGATTTACTCactaaattagaaaaaaatgagAAATTAGCAAAACGATTACAG GACCCCACATTTGTCAGAGCCATAGGAGAGTTCCAACAGAATCCCCAACAGGCCCTCTTGAAGTATGGAGAGAACAAGGAAGTGCAGGAATTCTTCCAAGACTTCTGCGGCCTCATGG GTGAACATTTCAACAAGCTTGCCGACAGCACCAGTGGCCCAGGTTCAGCCCCGCCTCCAGTTCCCAACCCCCAGGCAACCATATCCAGCAGGACCCCCCAGGGTGGGGCGGACCTGTCCGTACGTAGCAGCACCAACCCCCGACAGGCCACTGCTCAAGATGAGGCTCGAATGCAGGAGATTCTGTCTGACCCGGAAATTCGGGAAATACTTGTGGAACCAAAGATTCAACAATTGTTTGAGAGCTTGAGAAATAATCCTGCAAATTCCCAAAG GATACTACAGACCTCAGATCCATCCATGAGGGCCAAGATCCACAAACTGGTTCAAGCCGGCTTGCTGCAGTTCCAGGGCTGA